The sequence AGCAGTTGCAACAGCGCTTCCCGCAGGCCTGACGTTTCATGGCGCCGTCACGCGGCGCCTTCTGCCTTACTGCGCCGCCGCCGCGCTCTCCTGCGGCGGGTGGCGATAGTTGAAGCTCAACGCGAACACGATCCCCAACACCAGCGTATACAGCGCAAACACCAGCCAGATGCTCTGCCAGTCTTTCACGCCGTCATGGCTGAAGAAGTCCACCACCTCGCCGCTGGCAAGCGCCCCCAGATAGGCGCCCAAACCGTTCACCATGGTCATGAACAGCCCCTGCGCGCTGGCGCGGATGCGGCGATCGGCCTCTTTCTCGACGAAGATGGCGCCGGAGATATTGAAGAAGTCGAACGCACAGCCGTAGACGATCATCGACAGCAGCAGCAGAACGAAACCAAAGCCGACCGGCGTGCCATAGGCCAGGAACAGGAAGCGCAGCGTCCAGGCCGCCATGCTGATCAGCATCACCTGCTTGATGCCGTAACGGCGCAGGAAGAAGGGAATGGTGAGGATAAAGAATACTTCGGAGATCTGCGACAGCGACAGCAGCACCGCCGGATACCGGACGCTGAGGCTGTCCTGATACAGCGGGTTGAGCGACAGATCGTGCAGGAACGGGTTGCCGAAGGTATTGGTTATCTGCAGCGCCGCGCCAAGCAACATGGCGAACAGGAAAAACAGCGCCATGCGCCGCTGGCGGAACAGCACCAGCGCATCCAGCCCCAGCACGCTCACCCAGCTCTTCGACTCGGCCGCGCGGTTGGTCGGGCAGCGCGGCAGCGTCAGTGAATAAGCGGACAGCAGCAGCGACGCCGCAGAAGCCAGATACAGCTGCAGATTGCTGAGCTCGATTCGGCTGAAGCCGACCAGCCACATCGCCAGAATGAACCCCACCGTGCCGTACACCCGCACCGGCGGAAAGTCCTTCACCGTGTCAAAGCCGTGCTTTTCGAGACAAAAATAGGAAATGGCGTTAGAGAGCGCGATGGTCGGCATATAGACCATGGCGTTGAACAGCATCACCCAGAACATCAGCATCGGTTGCTCGACCTGCGCCGCGCAGTACAGCGCCAGCGCCCCGAGCAGGTGACAAAGCGCATACAGGTAGTTGGCCTTCATCCACCGATCGGCGATGATGCCCGCCAGCCCCGGCATGATCAGCGCGGCGATGCCTTTGGCGCTGTAAACCATCCCCACCTGCATGCCGCTGAAATGCAGCGTGTTGATCATGTAGGAGCCCAGCGTCACCAACCAGGCACCCCAGATAAAGAACTGCAGGAAAATCATGACCTTCAATCGTGCTTTTATCGCCATCGCCATCACCTTGTTATTATGCTTTCAACGATGATTGGTGCGGCGGGCCCCCTGCAGCCCGCCGCCGGTTTGCCTGCGGTGTTACAGCGTTTTGAACAGCTCGCGGATCAGGCGCATGAAATCGTCCGCCGCCAGCGCCGCGCAGCTGAGCGTTTGTTCATGAGAGAGTGGCGTATCCGACAGCCCTTCGGCGTAGTTGGTCATCGCGGACACCACCAGCACCTTGAGGCCGCAGTGGCGCGCCGTCAGGACTTCCGGCACGATCGACATGCCCACCACGTCGCAGCCCAGGGTCTGCATCATGCGGATCTCCGCCGGCGTTTCGAAATTCGGCCCGGTGTAGGCGGCGAACACCCCTTCCGCCAGCGGAATGCCCGCACTTTCGGCCACCGCCGCCAGCCGGGCGCGCAGATCGCGATCGTAGGCGTTCGCCAGGCTGAAGAAGCGCGGCCCGAAGCGCTCGTCGTTGGCGCCGACCAGCGGCGATTCCGGCATGAAGTTGATGTGATCGGTGATGGCCACCAGGCTGCCCGGCGCCACCGAGCGGCGCAGCGAACCGGCGGCGTTGGTCGCCAGCAGGAATTCGCAGCCCAGCAGTTTGAAGGTGCGCACCGCGGTGGTCATCACCTGCATGCCGCGCCCTTCATAGAAATGACCGCGCCCTTTCATGCACAATACCGGCACGCCTTCCAGCTTGCCGGCGACCAGCTGCCCGGCATGGCCGGCGACGCCGCTCACCGGGAAGCCCGGCAGCTCCCCGTAGTCGATGGTGACGGTTTCGGTCATCACCTCCGCCAGGGCGCCGAGTCCGGAGCCGAGAATCAAGGCCGCTTTCGGCTGGAAACCCGGCAGGCGTGCGCGGACGACATCGGCGCAGGTAAAAGCATCTTCTTGATTAAACATCGTATTCTCTCTTTCAGCGGGGGATAATAATCCCCATAGTAGAGAGCGAGGCGCGGCCGAGACCAATACATTCTTGGCGGCCGATTTATTCCATTTACCTATAAGTTGAGCTGCGTCACAAGGAGGCGATACCCCGGATGAATCAGCCCCATGCCCTGCCCGATCCCGGCCGGATTAACTTCCGCCTGCTACACTATTTCCGCGTGGTGGCGGAAGAGATGAACTTCACCCAGGCGGCGCGGCGGCTGAATATGTCACAGCCGCCGCTCAGCAAGCACATCAAGGAGCTGGAAAGCCAGCTCGGCGTGGTGCTGTTCAAACGCACCACCCGCTCCATGACGCTGACGCCGGCCGGCCGCACGCTGCTGCGCAACGTCGAGCGGCTGCTGGATCAGGCCGACAGCGCGCTGCATCAGGTGCAACAGATGGGGCGCGGCGAAGGCGGCCACATGGTGGTCGGCATGGTCGGTACCTCGGCCTGGGGCGGGCTGATCGCGGCGCTGCGGCGGTTCAGCGAGCAAAACGCCGGCGTCACCTGGTCGTTGAACGAGCTGACGCCCAGCCAGCAAATCGCCGCGCTGCAAAAGCGGCATATCGATATCGGGGTCTGGCGAGAGGCGCAGCAACAGACGCTGCCGGGGTTGACCTGCCAACGCTTGGCGAGCGAGAGCATCGCCGTGGTGCTGCCGCTCGATCATCCGCTGGCGCAGCAGGAAAGCATCCCGCTGGCGGCGCTGCAGAACGACAGTTTCATCGTGCTGCCGCCGCACGAGGCCAGCCTGGGGCTGTATCTGCACAATCTGTGCCTGCAGCAGGGATTTTTGCCGGACGTCGCTTATCAGGTCAACGAACCGCAAACCCTGCTGGCGCTGGTGGCGGAGGGCTGCGGCATTACGCTGCTGCCGGACAGCTACGGCCGCATCCCGTGGCCCGGCGTCCGCTTTTGCTCGCTGCAGCAGGCGCCGCCGGCGGATCTGTACGCGGTTTACCGCGCCGACAGCGTCACGCCGGTCGTAGAGGCCTTTCTGGAGATGCTGCGGGCGCCGTAAGCGGCCCGCAGCGCAGATTACATCGTCGGCTGCACCATCAGCTGGCCGGCGGTGCCGCGATCGGCCATCTCCAACGTCTGGCTGTAATACAGGAACGGGAAGTGTTCGGAGGTAGGTTGGTTGAAATACACCAGCAGCTCGACGTCGCCATCGACCCAGACGGTGTCCTTCCAGCCGCGATCTTCCGCCATCGGCTGCGCGCCGTTGACGCGTTTGATCAGGAACTGCACGCCCTGAATATGGAACGACTGCGGCGTATCCGCATGAATGTTCCAGCGTTCCCAGGTGCCTTGCTGCGCCTGCACGTCGATGCGGTTCATGTCCCAAATCGCGCCGTTGATGCCGACGCCGCCGTCGCCCAGGCGGAAATCGCGGGTGCGGCTGGCGCTGCCGTCCAACAGCTGATCCGCCAGCAGGCGCATCGGCAGGTTGTCGGTCACCAGCGGCAGCAGGCCGGTCGGGCGCAGCGTCAGCACCTGGGTGGACACCAGAATGCTCGACGGCTCGAACAGGCCGCGCAGGCGATCCATGATGCCCGCCGCTTCACCGGCGGTGATGGTCACCTCCTCGCCCTTCGACATGTCGATCAGCACTTCCCGGCGTTCGCCCGGCGCCAGCGACAGCTGCTGCACCGCGACCGGCGCGGGCAGGAAGCCCTGATCGCTGGCGATCACGTTGAACGGCCGCCCGTCGCTGAGCTGCAGGGTATAGCGGCGCGCGTTGGAGGCGTTGAGCAGGCGCAAACGCACCCAGCCGCGCGACACCTCGACATACGGATTTTGCACGCCGTTGACCAACAGCGTATCGCCGACGAAACCGCCCTGCGACGGCGCATCGTATTGCGGCGTGCCGAAGTTATCGAAGCGCTTGTCCTGAATGATCAGTGGGAAATCGTCGACGCCGTAGTGGTTGGGCAGCGGCAGCGCTTTGCTGACGGCATCCTCCACCAGCCACAGCCCGGCCAGCCCGTTGTAAACGTGCGGCGCCATGCGGTTCGGCGTATTGGCGTGGTACCAACAGGTGGCCGCCGCCTGGCGAATAGGCAGCACCGGCGACCAGTCGACGTTGGGCGACATCATGCGCGGCGCGCCGCCCATCAGCGTGCCCGGCACCTGCAGACCGCTGACGGTCATCGCCACCGGCTCCTGCAGGCGGTTGCTGTAGATCAGTTTGACGTCGTCACCGCTGTAAACCCGCACCGTCGGCCCCAAATACATGCCGTTGATGCCCCACACCGCCGCCTTGCGGTTATCCATAAACGCCCAGTGGGCGCGCTGCAGGGTCAGGAACAGCGGCTGACCGCGGCGAGACTCCAGCAGCGGGGGGATGGGTAATGGGGTCTGCGTTCCGCTCGCCTCTGCCCTCAGCGGCACGGCGCTCGCGCACAGCGCCAGGCCCGATGCCTGTATAAACTGACGTCGACTGAGTGACATATTTTCTCCATGAAAAGCAATAACTAAACCGTGTGCAAAACCCAAACGCCCGCCAATCAAGATTAGCAGGCGCTCAGGCGTTAACGGCGCTGAACGCCAATTAAAAACGTATTCTTTGAAGCCGGTAGACTCTTATTTTTTGGCGGCGTTGCGCTGGGCGACTTCGGCGTCCAATTGGGCGATTTTCGCCTCCATCAGCTCGCGGCAATGCGCCGCCAGCTCGCGCACGTTTTCTTTGCCGTATTTGCTGGTATCCACCGGCGCCAACATCTCGACGATCACGTGACCGTTATTCCAGCGATTAAGATTTATATTACCGCTGGTGGTCGATACGCAGATCGGCACAATCGGCACGCCGGCGGCGATGGCCGCGTGGAACGCGCCGGTTTTAAACGGCATCAGCCCGCGACCGCGGCTGCGGGTCCCTTCCGGGAACATCCAGATCGAAATGTCTTTCTTTTTGAACTGCTCCGCCACCTGGGCGATGGTGCCGTGCGCCTTAGCGCGATTATCACGATCTATCAGCAGATTACCGGTCAGCCAATACAGCGGGCCGAAAAACGGGATCCACACCAGACTTTTTTTACCGACGGTCACGGTGCGCGGCTGCACGATATTGGCGGCCGTCACCATGTCGTAGTTATTTTGGTGGTTGGCGATATAGATGCAGTTGCCGTTGTTGGCCGCATCGGCCGGCACGCGGGTTTCAACCTTGATGCCGAACAGCGTCGACAGGCGGCCGAAAAGGTGGCCGAAGGTCGCCACGTGGCGGGGATTGCGCGGGCTGAACAAGCAATAAACAGAACCGAAAATACACACCAGAATACAGAAAAGAGTGGCGAGAACGGCACGCAAAATCAATAACATAACAACCTCATTAGCACACTGCCAACGCAGTTTACTTCGCTGCGCAGATTCCTTTACTCATTATTTGCCGGCCAGGCGATAAGCACGCCGATGTCGCCTGCCTTTCTCGCTATTTTCCCGCCAGCCGGCAATACGCACAATAATTTTATGCGCAGAAATGTTAACTATTTGGAAAATAAACGCCAGTAAAAATAAATAAGGCGGCCACAGCATGCTGCGACCGCCCGTTAACGCTGGCGCCAACGCTTACTCTTCGCTGTCGCCGCCCGACGCCCGCATCGGCGCATCCACTTCGACGCGATCGATGCGCTGCAGGCCGCGCGGCAGCTGAGTGCCCTTGCGCCCGCGCTCGGCGCGGAATTTCTGCAAATCCTCCGGCCGCAGCGTCAGCTTGCGTTTGCCGACGTGCAGCGTGACGGACGCCTGCGGCGGCAGCACGAACAGCCAGGCCAGCTTGTCGTCACCGGCCGCCGCCTGGGCTGCCGGAATGGAGACGATCTTGTTGCCTTTGCCCTTCGACAGCTGCGGCAGATCGGCGACCGGGAACATCAGCATGCGCCCGGCGGCGGTGATCGACAGCAGCATGTCGTCTGCGCCGTGGATTTCCATCGGCGGCAGCGCCCTGGCGTTGTCCGGCAGCGTGATCATCACCTTGCCGGCGCGGTTGCGCGCCACCAAATCGTTGAAGGTGCAAACGAAGCCGTAACCGGCATCGGACGCCATCAGCAGCTTCTGATCGTCGGCCGCCATCAGCACCTGCTCAATAGTGGCGCCCGGCGGCGGCGTCAGCTTGCCGGTCAGCGGCTCGCCCTGCCCGCGCGCCGAAGGCAGCGTCATCGGATCGAGCGCATAGCTGCGCCCGGTGGAGTCGATGAATACCACCGGCTGGTTGCTCTTGCCGCGCGCCGCGCCGCGGAAGCTGTCGCCGGCCTTGTAGCTCAGGCCGGCCGGATCGATGTCGTGGCCCTTGGCGCTGCGCACCCAGCCCATTTCAGACAGCACGATGGTCACCGGCTCAGACGGCACGAAGTCGTGCTCGCTCATCGCCTTGGCTTCCGCACGCTCGGTCAGCGGCGAACGGCGATCGTCGCCGTAGGTCTGCGCATCGGCCTGGATCTCTTTCTTGATCAGCGTGTTCAGCTTGCGTTCGGACGCCAGCAGCGCCTGCAGCTGATCGCGCTCTTTCGCCAACTCATCCTGCTCACCGCGGATCTTGACCTCTTCCAGCTTGGCCAGGTGACGCAGTTTCAGCTCGAGGATCGCTTCCGCCTGGGTATCGGAGATGCCGAAACGCTGCATCAGCACCGGCTTCGGCTCATCTTCGCTGCGGATGATGTGGATCACCTCGTCGATATTGAGGAACGCCACCAGCAAACCTTCGAGGATATGCAGGCGTTTCAGCACTTTCTCGAGGCGGTAGTTCAGGCGGCGGCGCACCGTGTCGCGACGGTAGGCCAGCCATTCGGTGAGGATCTCCACCAGCCCTTTGACCTGCGGGCGGTTATCCAGACCGATCATGTTCATGTTGATGCGGTAGCTGCGTTCCAGATCGGTGGTGGCGAACAGGTGGTTCATCACCTGTTCCAGATCGATACGGTTGGAGCGTGGCACGATCACCAGACGCGTCGGGTTTTCGTGGTCGGACTCATCGCGCAGATCTTCGACCATCGGCAGTTTCTTGGCGCGCATCTGGCTGGCGATCTGCTCCAGCACCTTGGCGCCGGACACCTGGTGCGGCAAGGCGGTGATCACCGCGCTGCCGTCTTCTTTCTTCCACACGGCGCGCATGCGCACCGAGCCGCGGCCGCTCTGGTAAATTTTGCGGATTTCATCGCGCGGGGTGATGATCTCGGCTTCGGTCGGGAAGTCCGGCCCCTGCACGAATTCGAGCAGATCGTCGAGCGAGGCGCCCGGCTTGTCGAGCAGCGCCACCGCCGCG comes from Serratia sarumanii and encodes:
- the parC gene encoding DNA topoisomerase IV subunit A codes for the protein MSDLTHDGVERLPLHTFTENAYLNYSMYVIMDRALPYIGDGLKPVQRRIIYAMSELGLNNSAKFKKSARTVGDVLGKYHPHGDSACYEAMVLMAQPFSYRYPLVDGQGNWGAPDDPKSFAAMRYTESRLSKYAEVLLAELGQGTVDWIPNFDGTLQEPKMLPARLPNILLNGTTGIAVGMATDIPPHNVREVAAAAVALLDKPGASLDDLLEFVQGPDFPTEAEIITPRDEIRKIYQSGRGSVRMRAVWKKEDGSAVITALPHQVSGAKVLEQIASQMRAKKLPMVEDLRDESDHENPTRLVIVPRSNRIDLEQVMNHLFATTDLERSYRINMNMIGLDNRPQVKGLVEILTEWLAYRRDTVRRRLNYRLEKVLKRLHILEGLLVAFLNIDEVIHIIRSEDEPKPVLMQRFGISDTQAEAILELKLRHLAKLEEVKIRGEQDELAKERDQLQALLASERKLNTLIKKEIQADAQTYGDDRRSPLTERAEAKAMSEHDFVPSEPVTIVLSEMGWVRSAKGHDIDPAGLSYKAGDSFRGAARGKSNQPVVFIDSTGRSYALDPMTLPSARGQGEPLTGKLTPPPGATIEQVLMAADDQKLLMASDAGYGFVCTFNDLVARNRAGKVMITLPDNARALPPMEIHGADDMLLSITAAGRMLMFPVADLPQLSKGKGNKIVSIPAAQAAAGDDKLAWLFVLPPQASVTLHVGKRKLTLRPEDLQKFRAERGRKGTQLPRGLQRIDRVEVDAPMRASGGDSEE
- the ftsP gene encoding cell division protein FtsP — protein: MSLSRRQFIQASGLALCASAVPLRAEASGTQTPLPIPPLLESRRGQPLFLTLQRAHWAFMDNRKAAVWGINGMYLGPTVRVYSGDDVKLIYSNRLQEPVAMTVSGLQVPGTLMGGAPRMMSPNVDWSPVLPIRQAAATCWYHANTPNRMAPHVYNGLAGLWLVEDAVSKALPLPNHYGVDDFPLIIQDKRFDNFGTPQYDAPSQGGFVGDTLLVNGVQNPYVEVSRGWVRLRLLNASNARRYTLQLSDGRPFNVIASDQGFLPAPVAVQQLSLAPGERREVLIDMSKGEEVTITAGEAAGIMDRLRGLFEPSSILVSTQVLTLRPTGLLPLVTDNLPMRLLADQLLDGSASRTRDFRLGDGGVGINGAIWDMNRIDVQAQQGTWERWNIHADTPQSFHIQGVQFLIKRVNGAQPMAEDRGWKDTVWVDGDVELLVYFNQPTSEHFPFLYYSQTLEMADRGTAGQLMVQPTM
- a CDS encoding LysR family transcriptional regulator is translated as MNQPHALPDPGRINFRLLHYFRVVAEEMNFTQAARRLNMSQPPLSKHIKELESQLGVVLFKRTTRSMTLTPAGRTLLRNVERLLDQADSALHQVQQMGRGEGGHMVVGMVGTSAWGGLIAALRRFSEQNAGVTWSLNELTPSQQIAALQKRHIDIGVWREAQQQTLPGLTCQRLASESIAVVLPLDHPLAQQESIPLAALQNDSFIVLPPHEASLGLYLHNLCLQQGFLPDVAYQVNEPQTLLALVAEGCGITLLPDSYGRIPWPGVRFCSLQQAPPADLYAVYRADSVTPVVEAFLEMLRAP
- a CDS encoding nucleoside permease gives rise to the protein MAIKARLKVMIFLQFFIWGAWLVTLGSYMINTLHFSGMQVGMVYSAKGIAALIMPGLAGIIADRWMKANYLYALCHLLGALALYCAAQVEQPMLMFWVMLFNAMVYMPTIALSNAISYFCLEKHGFDTVKDFPPVRVYGTVGFILAMWLVGFSRIELSNLQLYLASAASLLLSAYSLTLPRCPTNRAAESKSWVSVLGLDALVLFRQRRMALFFLFAMLLGAALQITNTFGNPFLHDLSLNPLYQDSLSVRYPAVLLSLSQISEVFFILTIPFFLRRYGIKQVMLISMAAWTLRFLFLAYGTPVGFGFVLLLLSMIVYGCAFDFFNISGAIFVEKEADRRIRASAQGLFMTMVNGLGAYLGALASGEVVDFFSHDGVKDWQSIWLVFALYTLVLGIVFALSFNYRHPPQESAAAAQ
- a CDS encoding 1-acylglycerol-3-phosphate O-acyltransferase, which codes for MLLILRAVLATLFCILVCIFGSVYCLFSPRNPRHVATFGHLFGRLSTLFGIKVETRVPADAANNGNCIYIANHQNNYDMVTAANIVQPRTVTVGKKSLVWIPFFGPLYWLTGNLLIDRDNRAKAHGTIAQVAEQFKKKDISIWMFPEGTRSRGRGLMPFKTGAFHAAIAAGVPIVPICVSTTSGNINLNRWNNGHVIVEMLAPVDTSKYGKENVRELAAHCRELMEAKIAQLDAEVAQRNAAKK
- the xapA gene encoding xanthosine phosphorylase, with amino-acid sequence MFNQEDAFTCADVVRARLPGFQPKAALILGSGLGALAEVMTETVTIDYGELPGFPVSGVAGHAGQLVAGKLEGVPVLCMKGRGHFYEGRGMQVMTTAVRTFKLLGCEFLLATNAAGSLRRSVAPGSLVAITDHINFMPESPLVGANDERFGPRFFSLANAYDRDLRARLAAVAESAGIPLAEGVFAAYTGPNFETPAEIRMMQTLGCDVVGMSIVPEVLTARHCGLKVLVVSAMTNYAEGLSDTPLSHEQTLSCAALAADDFMRLIRELFKTL